A section of the Perognathus longimembris pacificus isolate PPM17 chromosome 7, ASM2315922v1, whole genome shotgun sequence genome encodes:
- the Ap4b1 gene encoding AP-4 complex subunit beta-1 isoform X1, translated as MPYLGSADVVKELGKALCNPHVQADRLRYRNAIQRVIRHMTQGLDMSGVFLEMVKASATVDIVQKKLVYLYMCTYAPLKPDLALLAINTLCKDCSDANPMVRGLALRTMCNLRMPGVQEYIQQPILNGLRDKASYVRRVAVLGCAKMHNLHGDSEVDGALVNELYSLLRDQDPIVVVNCLRSLEEILKQEGGVVINKPIAHHLLNRMSKLDQWGQAEVLTFLLRYQPRSEEELFDILNLLDTFLKSSSPGVVMGATKLFLILAKKFPHVQSDVLVRVKGPLLAACSSESRELCFAALCHVRQILHSLPCHFSSHYKKFFCSYSEPHYIKLQKVEVLCELVNDENVQQVLEELRGYCTDVSADFAQAAIFAIGGIARTYTDQCVQILTELLGLRQEHITTAVVQTFRDLVWLCPQCTEAVCQALPGCEENIQDSEGKQALIWLLGVHGERIPNAPYILEDFIENIKSETFPAVKMELLTALLRLLLSRPAECQDMLGRLLHYCIEEEKDMAVRDRGLFYYRLLLVGIDEVKRILCSPKSDPTLGLLEDQAERPVNSWASDFNTLVPVYGKAYWATIPKCQRAEHHGPELPPKASSATSGHLMPEENKETLQELPDSEGLVLVPNHQLTAEHFEKTWISYEVTHQQVLPWQGAIHPDTLQMALQVVNIQTIAMSRVGAQPWKAYLSAQDDGGCLFLTELLLEPENSEIQISVKQSQEKMSSLSSFISVLETVIGTVGDIKS; from the exons ATGCCCTATCTGGGCTCGGCTGACGTGGTGAAAGAACTGGGGAAGGCGCTGTGCAACCCGCACGTGCAGGCCGACCGGCTGCGCTACCGGAACGCCATCCAGCGCGTGATTAG ACACatgactcagggcttggacatgtCTGGTGTTTTCTTGGAGATGGTGAAGGCCAGCGCGACTGTAGACATTGTTCAGAAGAAGCTGGTTTATCTGTACATGTGCACCTATGCCCCTCTGAAGCCAGATCTGGCTCTCCTGGCCATCAACACCCTGTGCAAAGACTGCTCGGATGCAAATCCCATGGTGCGTGGCCTGGCCCTGAGGACCATGTGTAACCTCCG GATGCCTGGAGTGCAGGAATATATCCAGCAGCCTATTCTCAATGGTCTGCGGGATAAGGCGTCCTATGTCAGGAGGGTGGCAGTCCTTGGTTGTGCCAAGATGCATAATCTACACGGAGACTCTGAAGTAG aTGGTGCCCTGGTAAATGAGTTATACAGTTTGCTGCGTGACCAGGATCCTATTGTAGTTGTGAACTGCCTGAGGTCTCTAGAAGAAATCCTAAAACAGGAGGGCGGTGTTGTCATTAACAAGCCCATTGCCCACCATCTCCTAAATAG aaTGTCAAAGCTAGATCAGTGGGGCCAGGCTGAGGTATTGACCTTCCTGCTTCGCTACCAGCCTCGCAGCGAGGAGGAGCTCTTTGACATCCTCAATCTGTTGGACACCTTCCTCAAAAGCAGCAGTCCAGGGGTGGTGATGGGAGCCACCAAACTCTTTCTGATCTTGGCAAAAAAGTTCCCCCATGTACAAAGTGATGTACTTGTGCGAGTCAAGGGACCTTTGCTAGCTGCCTGTTCTTCAGAGAGCCGGGAGCTCTGTTTCGCTGCCCTCTGTCATGTGCGCCAGATCTTACATAGTTTGCCATGTCACTTTAGCAGCCACTACAAGAAATTTTTTTGCTCCTACTCGGAACCCCATTATATCAAGCTACAGAAGGTGGAGGTGCTGTGTGAGCTGGTGAATGACGAGAATGTGCAGCAGGTGCTAGAAGAACTTCGAGGGTACTGCACTGATGTGTCGGCTGACTTTGCACAAGCTGCCATCTTTGCAATAG gTGGCATTGCCAGGACTTACACAGATCAGTGTGTACAGATTCTAACAGAGTTGCTGGGCCTTCGCCAAGAGCATATTACCACAG CGGTGGTGCAGACTTTCCGAGACCTGGTTTGGTTGTGTCCTCAGTGTACTGAAGCTGTGTGTCAGGCCCTGCCCGGCTGTGAGGAGAATATTCAGGACAGTGAG GGCAAGCAGGCACTTATTTGGTTACTTGGTGTCCATGGGGAAAGAATTCCCAATGCTCCATACATATTAGAGGACTTCATAGAAAACATAAAGTCAGAGACATTTCCTGCTGTGAAGATGGAGCTTCTCACTGCACTGCTGCGCCTTCTTCTCTCCCGCCCTGCCGAGTGCCAGGACATGCTGGGACGCCTGCTGCATTACTGCATAG aggaagaaaaggatatGGCTGTTCGAGACCGAGGGCTATTCTATTACCGCCTCCTCTTAGTTGGCATTGATGAAGTTAAGCGGATCCTGTGTAGCCCGAAATCTGACCCAACTCTTGGACTTTTGGAGGATCAGGCAGAAAGACCTGTGAATAGCTGGGCTTCAGACTTCAACACATTAGTACCAGTGTATGGCAAAGCCTACTGGGCAACTATCCCTAAGTGTCAGAGGGCAGAGCATCATGGCCCAGAGCTTCCTCCCAAGGCATCCTCCGCCACATCAG GACACCTGATGCCTGAGGAGAACAAGGAGACACTGCAAGAACTTCCTGATTCGGAAGGTCTCGTGCTGGTTCCCAATCACCAGCTTACTGCTGAGCATTTTGAGAAGACTTGGATTAGCTATGAAGTAACTCATCAGCAGGTGTTGCCTTGGCAGGGGGCAATCCACCCTGACACTCTGCAGATGGCTCTGCAGGTAGTGAACATTCAGACCATTGCAATGAGCAGGGTTGGGGCTCAGCCGTGGAAAGCCTACCTCAGTGCTCAGGATGACGGTGGCTGTTTGTTCCTAACAGAACTGCTTTTGGAGCCTGAGAACTCAGAAATCCAGATCTCTGTGAAGCAGAGCCAGGAGAAGATGAGCTCATTGagcagttttatttctgtattagAAACTGTGATTGGAACAGTTGGGGACATTAAATCATAA
- the Ap4b1 gene encoding AP-4 complex subunit beta-1 isoform X2, which produces MVKASATVDIVQKKLVYLYMCTYAPLKPDLALLAINTLCKDCSDANPMVRGLALRTMCNLRMPGVQEYIQQPILNGLRDKASYVRRVAVLGCAKMHNLHGDSEVDGALVNELYSLLRDQDPIVVVNCLRSLEEILKQEGGVVINKPIAHHLLNRMSKLDQWGQAEVLTFLLRYQPRSEEELFDILNLLDTFLKSSSPGVVMGATKLFLILAKKFPHVQSDVLVRVKGPLLAACSSESRELCFAALCHVRQILHSLPCHFSSHYKKFFCSYSEPHYIKLQKVEVLCELVNDENVQQVLEELRGYCTDVSADFAQAAIFAIGGIARTYTDQCVQILTELLGLRQEHITTAVVQTFRDLVWLCPQCTEAVCQALPGCEENIQDSEGKQALIWLLGVHGERIPNAPYILEDFIENIKSETFPAVKMELLTALLRLLLSRPAECQDMLGRLLHYCIEEEKDMAVRDRGLFYYRLLLVGIDEVKRILCSPKSDPTLGLLEDQAERPVNSWASDFNTLVPVYGKAYWATIPKCQRAEHHGPELPPKASSATSGHLMPEENKETLQELPDSEGLVLVPNHQLTAEHFEKTWISYEVTHQQVLPWQGAIHPDTLQMALQVVNIQTIAMSRVGAQPWKAYLSAQDDGGCLFLTELLLEPENSEIQISVKQSQEKMSSLSSFISVLETVIGTVGDIKS; this is translated from the exons ATGGTGAAGGCCAGCGCGACTGTAGACATTGTTCAGAAGAAGCTGGTTTATCTGTACATGTGCACCTATGCCCCTCTGAAGCCAGATCTGGCTCTCCTGGCCATCAACACCCTGTGCAAAGACTGCTCGGATGCAAATCCCATGGTGCGTGGCCTGGCCCTGAGGACCATGTGTAACCTCCG GATGCCTGGAGTGCAGGAATATATCCAGCAGCCTATTCTCAATGGTCTGCGGGATAAGGCGTCCTATGTCAGGAGGGTGGCAGTCCTTGGTTGTGCCAAGATGCATAATCTACACGGAGACTCTGAAGTAG aTGGTGCCCTGGTAAATGAGTTATACAGTTTGCTGCGTGACCAGGATCCTATTGTAGTTGTGAACTGCCTGAGGTCTCTAGAAGAAATCCTAAAACAGGAGGGCGGTGTTGTCATTAACAAGCCCATTGCCCACCATCTCCTAAATAG aaTGTCAAAGCTAGATCAGTGGGGCCAGGCTGAGGTATTGACCTTCCTGCTTCGCTACCAGCCTCGCAGCGAGGAGGAGCTCTTTGACATCCTCAATCTGTTGGACACCTTCCTCAAAAGCAGCAGTCCAGGGGTGGTGATGGGAGCCACCAAACTCTTTCTGATCTTGGCAAAAAAGTTCCCCCATGTACAAAGTGATGTACTTGTGCGAGTCAAGGGACCTTTGCTAGCTGCCTGTTCTTCAGAGAGCCGGGAGCTCTGTTTCGCTGCCCTCTGTCATGTGCGCCAGATCTTACATAGTTTGCCATGTCACTTTAGCAGCCACTACAAGAAATTTTTTTGCTCCTACTCGGAACCCCATTATATCAAGCTACAGAAGGTGGAGGTGCTGTGTGAGCTGGTGAATGACGAGAATGTGCAGCAGGTGCTAGAAGAACTTCGAGGGTACTGCACTGATGTGTCGGCTGACTTTGCACAAGCTGCCATCTTTGCAATAG gTGGCATTGCCAGGACTTACACAGATCAGTGTGTACAGATTCTAACAGAGTTGCTGGGCCTTCGCCAAGAGCATATTACCACAG CGGTGGTGCAGACTTTCCGAGACCTGGTTTGGTTGTGTCCTCAGTGTACTGAAGCTGTGTGTCAGGCCCTGCCCGGCTGTGAGGAGAATATTCAGGACAGTGAG GGCAAGCAGGCACTTATTTGGTTACTTGGTGTCCATGGGGAAAGAATTCCCAATGCTCCATACATATTAGAGGACTTCATAGAAAACATAAAGTCAGAGACATTTCCTGCTGTGAAGATGGAGCTTCTCACTGCACTGCTGCGCCTTCTTCTCTCCCGCCCTGCCGAGTGCCAGGACATGCTGGGACGCCTGCTGCATTACTGCATAG aggaagaaaaggatatGGCTGTTCGAGACCGAGGGCTATTCTATTACCGCCTCCTCTTAGTTGGCATTGATGAAGTTAAGCGGATCCTGTGTAGCCCGAAATCTGACCCAACTCTTGGACTTTTGGAGGATCAGGCAGAAAGACCTGTGAATAGCTGGGCTTCAGACTTCAACACATTAGTACCAGTGTATGGCAAAGCCTACTGGGCAACTATCCCTAAGTGTCAGAGGGCAGAGCATCATGGCCCAGAGCTTCCTCCCAAGGCATCCTCCGCCACATCAG GACACCTGATGCCTGAGGAGAACAAGGAGACACTGCAAGAACTTCCTGATTCGGAAGGTCTCGTGCTGGTTCCCAATCACCAGCTTACTGCTGAGCATTTTGAGAAGACTTGGATTAGCTATGAAGTAACTCATCAGCAGGTGTTGCCTTGGCAGGGGGCAATCCACCCTGACACTCTGCAGATGGCTCTGCAGGTAGTGAACATTCAGACCATTGCAATGAGCAGGGTTGGGGCTCAGCCGTGGAAAGCCTACCTCAGTGCTCAGGATGACGGTGGCTGTTTGTTCCTAACAGAACTGCTTTTGGAGCCTGAGAACTCAGAAATCCAGATCTCTGTGAAGCAGAGCCAGGAGAAGATGAGCTCATTGagcagttttatttctgtattagAAACTGTGATTGGAACAGTTGGGGACATTAAATCATAA
- the Hipk1 gene encoding homeodomain-interacting protein kinase 1 isoform X8 has translation MNGVLIPHTPIAVDFWSLRRAGSARLFFLSHLHSDHTAGLSSTWARPLYCSPVTARLLHRRLRVSKQWIRALEVGVPHVLPLDDVGLETMTVTLMDANHCPGSVMFLFEGYFGTILYTGDFRYTPSMLKEPALASGKQIHTLYLDNTNCNPALILPSRQEAARQIIQLIEKHPRHNIKIGLYSLGKESLLEQLALEFRTWVVLSPQRLELVQLLGLADVFTVEEKAGRIHVVDHREICHSAMLRWNQTHATLAILPTSRKVHCPHPNVHIVPYSDHSSFSELRAFVAALKPCQVVPIVGRQPCRGYFQDSLSPRFSVPLIPDSVQQFMSSSSKSSSIFWLLERRLKRPRIQGVVFESPTGSADQSQNNRDSKKTKKENHSPQPGHLEKPCHHPYKVKKQLFPDPGSKEQKESAPFCESQKMGSVLNAPLGVLVQLKFADEEFFSPQTQEDIGLGSSLIPRGYDGPEAMENQDAWIGDSPLGSSSKPAPSLATGSRGLALKYLLTPGSFSQGGFSSRTFDQQVEIYQKSLKYRWESTE, from the exons ATGAACGGGGTCCTGATCCCTCACACGCCCATCGCCGTGGACTTCTGGAGCCTGCGCCGCGCCGGCTCCGCGCGGCTCTTCTTCCTGTCCCACCTGCACTCGGACCACACGGCCGGCCTCTCCAGCACCTGGGCCCGGCCACTCTACTGTTCCCCGGTCACCGCTCGCCTTCTGCACCGCCGCCTGCGG GTGTCTAAGCAGTGGATTCGAGCTTTGGAAGTTGGTGTGCCCCATGTATTACCTCTAGATGACGTTGGATTAGAGACCATGACTGTAACTCTTATGGATGCCAATCACTGCCCGGGCTCAGTCATGTTTCTCTTTGAAGGATACTTTGGAACCATTCTCTACACAG GTGATTTTCGGTATACACCATCCATGTTGAAGGAGCCAGCCCTGGCTTCAGGGAAGCAGATCCATACCTTATACCTAGACAACACCAACTGCAACCCAGCCCTGATTCTTCCTTCCCGACAAGAAGCTGCACGCCAGATTATCCAACTCATTGAAAAGCACCCACGACATAACATAAAGATTG GACTCTATAGCCTGGGGAAGGAGTCACTGCTGGAACAGTTAGCTCTGGAGTTTCGTACCTGGGTGGTGCTGAGTCCTCAACGCCTGGAATTGGTACAGCTGCTGGGCCTGGCAGATGTGTTCACTGTGGAGGAGAAGGCTGGCCGCATCCATGTTGTGGACCACAGGGAGATCTGCCATTCTGCCATGCTGCGCTGGAATCAGACCCACGCCACCCTTGCTATCCTTCCCACAAGCCGGAAGGTTCACTGTCCCCACCCCAATGTCCACATTGTCCCTTACTCTGACCattcctccttctctgagctTCGTGCTTTTGTGGCGGCACTGAAGCCTTGCCAGGTGGTGCCCATTGTTGGCCGACAGCCCTGTAGGGGCTACTTTCAGGACAGCCTGAGCCCCAGGTTCTCTGTGCCCCTGATTCCAGACTCTGTGCAACAGTTCATGAGTTCCTCCTCTAAATCATCGAGCATTTTCTGGCTGTTGGAAAGGAGGCTGAAGAGGCCAAGAATTCAAGGGGTTGTGTTTGAATCCCCTACAGGAAGTGCTGATCAATCCCAAAATAACAGAGACTCAAagaagaccaaaaaagaaaaccattcccCCCAGCCTGGGCACCTTGAGAAGCCCTGTCACCATCCTTATAAGGTCAAGAAGCAGTTGTTCCCAGACCCTGGCAGCAAAGAACAAAAGGAGTCAGCCCCTTTCTGCGAGTCCCAGAAGATGGGGTCTGTGTTGAATGCTCCCTTGGGAGTTTTGGTGCAGTTGAAGTTTGCAGATGAGGAGTTTTTCTCTCCACAGACCCAGGAGGATATTGGCTTAGGGTCCTCCTTGATACCTAGGGGATATGATGGTCCAGAAGCTATGGAAAACCAAGATGCCTGGATAGGTGACTCTCCCCTTGGGAGCAGCAGCAAGCCTGCCCCTTCTCTAGCTACTGGGTCCAGGGGCTTGGCACTAAAATACCTTCTGACTCCAGGGAGTTTTTCCCAGGGAGGGTTCTCTTCCAGGACCTTTGACCAGCAAGTGGAAATATACCAAAAATCTTTGAAGTACAGATGGGAAAGTACAGAGTGA